In Planctomonas sp. JC2975, the genomic stretch GATGTCGGACGGCAGGTGGAGGGACGGGATGGCGGTGCGTAGTCGCTCGGGAGACGCGTCCGCCAGTCCGGCAGCCTCGACGACCTCGTGGTAGGCGTCGGTCGTGACGACGAAGCCGTCTGGCACCGGGAAGCCGGCGACGGTCATGGCGTTCAGGTTCGAACCCTTGCCTCCGACGATCGCGGGGTCGCCGGCCGCCGCGGAGTCCTCGCCGAGCCACGTCGTGTATGTCGCCATCGAATGCTCCTCGTCGCGTCTCGACGCCTCTGCCGACACCGGAACCGGCCCCGGCTTCCGTTACCGAGGGCCGAGACAATCTTCACCAGTCGTTGAAGTTTCACGATATCCGCGTTGCCGCATTTGTTCAACAGGCGATGAAGTATTCTTCCCCCATGACGAACACGAGCAGTCGGCGGGGCAGGTGGCGCACCGGAGACGAAAGCCGCAAGCGCATCCTGGATGCCGCACGTACGTGCTTCGGCGAGCACGGATACGACCGCACGACGGTGCGTACCATCGCTGAGGCGGCCGGCGTGGATCCGTCGATGGTCTACTACTTCTTCGACACGAAGGCGCGCCTGTTCTCGGTGGCGATGGAGCTTCCGTCCAACGTTCCCGAGCGGCTGGCCGCGCAGCTCGACACCGGAACGGACGGCCTCGGCGATTGCATCGTGCGCCAGTTCCTCACCATCTGGGACCAGGAGGCGAGCGTCGGGCCGCTCCTCGCGCTGATGCGCTCCGCGCCCACCGATTCGGCCTCAGCGTCCATGTTCGTGGAGTTCATGGAACGCGAGATCGTCGCACGGCTGCGCGACCAGCTGCAGGGGGATGACGCAGAGCTGCGCGCAGACCTCATCGCCTCCCAGCTCACCGGCCTCGCTCTGATGCGCTACGTCGTGAGGCTGGAGCCCCTCGCCTCAGCGCCGGCCGATGAGATCGCCGTGTGGATGGGGGCAGCGCTGCAGCAGTACTTCTCCGGACGGTCCTGAGCGGGTCCGTCGCGACGAGGACCTGGCCGCCTGACGGAGGTGGCGAATACGATGACGGCGATGACCGGGCCGCATCATCTCTCCAGGCAGGAGGCGCGCCGCATCGCCGTGCGCGCCCAGCTGCTGGATGCTGCGCGTCCGGTCGATCTGCTCGACACGGTCCGCAGGCTGACGATCGTGCAGTACGAGCCGACCGCAGCGGTCGCGCCCAGCGCCGACCTCGTGCTGTGGAGCCGTCTCGGCCGGCTCTACCGGCAGGAGGATCTGCAGCGGGCATTGGCAACGCATGTCATCGCCGAGCTGCGCAGCATGATGCGGCCCGCACACGACATCGCGCTGTTCCGCGCCGCGATGGCGGCGTGGCCTGGAGCGGATGCCGGTGGCTGGGAACGCGGACAGGCCGCCTGGGTCGCGGACAACGACGCGCTTCGCCGCGATGTGCTCGACCGGCTGACGCGCAGCGGCCCGCTGACCTCGCGTGAGTTGCCCGACGACGCGTGCGTGCGCCCGTGGCAGTCGAGCGGATGGAACACCGGACGCAACTCGGCGATGATGCTCGAGTTCCTGGAGCAGAAGGGCGAGGTCGCGGTCGCAGAGCGGGTCGGCCGTGAGCGGCGCTGGGACCTCGCCGAGCGCATCTACCCGGACGATCCGGTCGTGCCGCAAGCCGCCGCCGAGCGCGAGGTCCGCATGCGCCGCCTCCGATCCCTCGGCATCGCCAGGTCCCGCACGACGCAGACCCAGTTCGAGCCGATGGACGTGGGCGACGTGGGTGAGCCCGCCGTGGTGGAGGGGATCCGCGGCACCTGGCGCGTGGATCCGGCTCAGCTCGACCGCGGGTTCGAGGGACGCACGGCGATCCTGTCGCCGTTCGACCGTCTCGTCTTCGATCGCAAGAGGATGCTCGAACTCTTCGAGTTCGACTACCAGCTGGGTATGTACAAGCCCGCTGCGCAGCGCAGGTTCGGCTTCTACGCCCTTCCCGTGCTGCACGGCGACCGACTTGTCGGCAAGGTGGATGCGACGACGGATGCCGCGGCATCCGTCCTGCGCATCCACCGCGTCTACGAAGACGAGCCGTTCGACCCGGAGCTCGCGGATGCCGTGCGCACGGAACTCGAGAGCCTCGCGATGATGCTGAGGGTGCGGCTCGCGTTCGAGTAGCCCGCGGTCGCGTCGGCGATCGTCGCGAGTCGCCGGAGCAGTGCATGCCGTTCATGATCGAGCTCCCGGTAGACTCGGCGGCTGGAGGGCTGTCCGAGCGGCCGATGGAGCTGGTCTTGAAAACCAGTGGGCAGAAATGTCTCGTGGGTTCGAATCCCACGCCCTCCGCTTCAGTTGTTTGGCCGGGATCCCTTGAAAACACTGGGATCGCGGCCCTCGCCAGATGCGTTTGACGACAGTTTGACGACAGATTTGACGACAATCGAGTCGTCGTGGGCCTGATTGAGGGCCGCGGCAACGGCGTCGAGGTCGTCATCGAAGAGGTCTGCGTACACGTCCAGGGTCATCGCGGCGGAGGCATGGCCGAGCATGCGTTGGATGGCCTTCACGTTCGCTCCGGTGCTGATCGCCAGGCTTGCAGCGGTGTGCCGCAAGTCGTGAGGAGTCACCCTCGGGAAGGCCGGGTCGACTGACTGTGCTTGCTCGACTGCCTTCTCGAACCATCCACCACCGGACTTGGGGATCCGCATGTGCGAGTTGCCGTCGCCGAAGAGGAGGTCTTCTCGGGCTTTGCCCTCGCAGAGCCGCGCAAGTGGCGTTGACAAGAATGCCGGGTAGGGCACCGACCTGGTCTCGTTGTCCTTCGGTGTGCCGATGATCACTGTGGTGTTGACCAGCACCGCATTCTCCTCGACTGTGACCCGGCGGCGAAGGGTGTCGACGTGCCGCACTCGCAAGCCTGTCGCTTCACCCCACCGCAGGCCCGTATAGGCGAGGAAGCGGACGAGTGTGGGATAGCGGGCGGACCCGGCCAGAAGTTCCACCTGGGCGTGGGTGAGGTAGACATTCGGGGTGCGCCGCTTCTTCGGCAAGGACCGAGTCACTGTGCGCTTGTCCCGCGACGGGTTGGACAGCAGGCGACGGTCTGCGACGGCGTCATCGAGGATGCCGGCGAGCACACCATGGACCCGTAGAACCGTGGTGGCCGATCGGGTAAGACGGAGGGCTGCCAGCCAGTCGCGAACTTCCGTGGCTTTCACGGTCGCGACGCTGCGATCGGCCCATTTCGGTGCCACGTGGATGCGCCAGGCCGATTCCAGCGCACGGTATGCCGACGGTTTTGTCGTGCGCTCTTTGGCGAGCAGCCACGCCGCGGAGAGCTCACCGATCGTCGTCCTGGATTTCGCGACTTCGACGTGCTGCCCATCCGTGACAGCAATCTCGAGTCGACGCAGTGTGTCCTTCGCCTCCCGCTGGGTCTTGAACCCGGTATGTGTCCGGGCTCGGTGATCGGCATCCCGGTATTGAATCCGATACCGGAGACCGGTTGCCGACTCGTAGGCCTGGATGCTCCCCATGTGATCCTCCATTCAGGCCGAAAGCCGGGACCGCTCCTCGTGTCGTCAGCTGCTGAGCGTCCAGCCTGCATTTTTTAGGTAGTCCGTCAGCTCCGCGATCTCGGCTTGCAGCGCGGACAGTCGACTGTCCTCTGATGGCTGTTCGGCGTCGGGCCGGCTGTCCTGGATCGCGCTGAGCCGGACGAGCTCGCGGGTGAGTCGGCTCAAGGTGCGATACGCCTGGAGCTGCATCAGGCTGACCCGTTCCGAAGGGTCAGTCGAGCGGTAGTCGCCGCCCAGTGTCCCGCTGAACCATGCGTCGAATTCGCCAGCGGTCATGTCCGCGAAGTCATCACCAAGATTGGGCAGGTCAAGGCTCGCATCGGGTGTTGCGACTGAGGCGAGGAGATAGCTCGGTGGCACGTGGAGCGCTCGCGCGATGTTGAGCAAATGACTCACACTCACATCGGCCTTACGGCCCGACTCGAGGTTCTCCAGCACGGCCATTGTCACGTTCCCGCCCGGGATCGCCGCAGCCAGGTCTCGGGGCGATTTGAAGCCCCGTTCTCGCCGCAGCGCCTTGACCCGCTGCCCAATGCCATTCGTATCGCCGCTATCCGCCATTTTGACAGGATACGCGCGAAACACTTGTCAATCCAGCTGTAACGCTCTATCGTCGAAATGACAGCAATGTCATTAGATCACTGTTTTAACGACGGGAGAAGGTCATGTTGGGGGATTACATGCAGCCGGCAGAAGTCGAAGAGATCACCGGCATCTCGATCGGGGCGCTGGCGCAACTGCGCTATCACGGCGCCGGGCCCCGGTTCTACAAGCCGACGCCACGCACCGTGCTCTACAGGCGCGACGAAGTGCTCGCCTGGATCGAGGCAAGCGCACGCACGAAGACCGGGGCGATCGCATGAGCGCCGCACCCGAACCGGAGGCGGAGCTCGTTGACGGCTACCTGGTTCCAGTGGATCCGGCAGAGGAGATGCAGTGCGAGTCGTGCCAGTGAACATCCAAATACTGAGCGGCGCGCCCTGGCTGTCTACCCCGGTTCGGGGGATACGGTCCGGAATCGATGGTTCCCGCTCAGTGCGTCCCATTCGCAGCCGGACAGTGTCTGCCCGCCTGGAGGCGGTGACCCCGAATGGCTAAGGATCCGGTCACTGTAACCACGAACCGTCGGATCCTTCTCTGGTCCACCGCCACCGCTGTGGCATTGTTGGCCGGCGCCGGATTCACTCTCTCGTTCTCATCTCTGATCGACCTGGCCGCACTGTCCGGGATTGATCGGCAGCTGGCGTTCCTCTGGCCGCTGATCGTAGACGGGTTCATCGTCGTCGCCACCGCGGCCGCGTTTGCGTTGAAGGGTCGCTCGAGGCGGGTCACCTGGTATCCGTGGACTGCGCTGATCTTCTTCTCGGCGATCAGCGTCATCGGCAACGCCGTGCACGCGACGCAAGTCGCCGACGTGCACATCCCGATCGCGCTGGCCACGGCAGTGTCCTCGATCCCGGCGATCGCACTGCTGGTGGCAACCCACCTGCTGGTGGTGATGGTCGACGCCCACACCAGCCACACCGCAGTACCCGCGCCGTCATCGAAACGTCCGGCGGCACCGAGTTCGGATCGTCAGCTGGTCGCCGCGATCCAGGCGGCCGGCAAGTCGGGTCAGCCGGTGACGGGGAAGCTCGTCGCCTCCCTCGCCGGCACGTCCGTGCGTACCGGGCGCCGCCGTCTGGCGGTGCTGCGTGAGCAGTTTCCGAACCAACTCCAGAAGCAGACCGACACCGTCGAAGGGGCGTGAACGCCATGTCATGGGGAACCGTCGAGAACAACACCACCGGCCCCGTTATCGACGACCTGCTTTTCATCGTCGATGACCTGCGCGGCTACGTCGCCCACCACCTACCGTCGCATCCCGGAGACATTGAGGCGGTGCTGCAAGAGGTCCGCGAAACGGTGTGGCGGAAAGCCGACACCTACGATCCGGACCTCGGCAACCCGAGCAGGTTCGTGTTCGGTATCACCCGCAACATCGTGCACCGCTACCAATGCCGCCACACCAGCACCGACGAACTTCCCGACGAGCTGCCAGCGCCGCCCGATGAGGACATCCTCGCCGGACTCGTTCACCGCTTCGACCTGCACAGGTGGATCAGCCTCGTCGCCGACTTCGTCGGGGTCGAGGAGTGGGAGATCATCACGGATCTCGCTTTCGAGAGCGGCAACACTCAGACGATCGCAGCCCGACACGACATCACACCCAGAAGGCTGCGGACCGTCCGCGACCACGTCTCCCACGTCACCTACACGGTCCGGGCAGCGCTGGCGGCGATCGACCTCGACCTGCCACGCACGGGCAGCCTCCTGATCAACTGCCTTCCCCCTGCAGGCGGATTCCGTGAAGCAGCAGAACACCTGGACGACTCGGGTGCAGAGCTCGCCGAGCGGCTCGGCATCCATCCCGGATCGGCACGCTCACGGATCGCGATCACGAAACGCTTGTTGACGATCGCGCAGATCGTCCTCGACCGGCAGGCAATCCTGTGAGCAGCACCGCCGTCAGCCTCGCGGCCGGGACCAAAACCGGCCGCTGGGTGCTGCTTGTCGTTGCCGCAACCCTCGTGCTCGTACCGCTGGCGGTAGCGCTGCTGCCGTTCAGCGTCGTCCTGGCCATGGGCTCCAGCACCGCCACCGCGTTCACCGGCGCATGCCTCGGAGGAGCAGCCACAGTCGCCGCAAGCCAGACGGTGGACGGATACGGGCACGACCAGTTGGTAATCGCCGCCACGATTATCCAGGTTGGACGCGCCCAGGGCGTGGACGTGCACGGACAGCAGGTCGCCGTGATGACAGCGATGGGCGAGTCCTCCTTGCAGAACCTCAACCACGGTGACGCGGTCGACAACACCACCATCGGCGTCTTCCAGCAAGGCGCCGCCTATGGCACCCGACCGCAACGCCTCGACCCCGCAACAGCCGCCGCCGCGTTCTACACCCGCATGCTCACCATCCCAGGCTGGGAAGCCATGGACCCGTCGTTGCTTGCACACCGCGTCCAGGTCAACGCCGACCCGAACCACTACACAGCCTTCTACAAGCCGGCAGGCGACGTCATCGCGGCCCTCACCGGCACCACACCCGCCTCATGCCAGGTCCCGGCCGATGCGGCCGCGGCCGCGAAACTCCTCGTCGCAGCGATCGCGGCCGGGAAGCTGACGTTCCTGGAAAGCCGGTACGAGCAGCAAGTCATCAGCATGGCCGACGGCACCGCCACCGCGAACTGCCTCCTGGACGTGCACGTCCTCCAGGTCATGGTCATCGCCGTCAACAACTTCCAACAGGTCGGCATCTCCGACCTCAACCGCCGCTGCACCGGCGAAACCCCAGGAGCCGGCACCAGCTCAGCGCACTGGCAAGGCAAGGCCGTCGACTTCTACGCCCTCAACCACCAATCCCTCACCGGCGAGGACGACCTCTCCATCCAACTCATCCGCCTCATCGACCCGTACGTCCCCCACGGCTCAGGACTCGGCCAATCCAACATCCGCGCCGCGAACGGCGACCCCATCACCGGGCTGAAGAACTTCACCCTCCAATTCGCCGACACCGGCGACCACCAGCACATCCAAGTCCCGTGACACGGGTGCGCGCCAAAAACGACACGCACGACGAAGAACAAATGAAAGCACTCCGAAAGGAAGCGAACATGCATCGACGGAACTGGTGGCTTGCCGCGACCGTGATCATGGCGGGACTGGGCCTCGCTGCCTGCACCGCGACCGGCACTACACCCCGGCCAACGCTCACCCCGGTGCCCGTTGCAACGCATCCGAGCGCTCCCTCTCGCCCTATTGCAGAGGCGATCGTGAAGTCCGTCCTGGTTTCGATCTACCCCGGCAACGCATTCAAAGCGTCACGCGGATGCGGTTGCACCTTGAAACCGGACACTGAGGACGAGCTCTTCCCCGCTGGGACCCCGGTGGTCCTGCTGAAGATCACCCTTACCGGCATCTGGGGTCCGTCCGAGGGAACGGCGACAACACAGGACGTCTCCGACACCACCATCAACAAGACGAAGTTCGAGGGGCGGCCCGAGCTCGCCCGACTCGACACCACGGACGGTCCCGCAGCGGCGAGGGCACTGGACCTGCCCTGGTTGCCGTCCGGTGCATTCCGTGAAGCGCCTTGGTCGATCCAGAACGACAAGCCGACCGCGTTCGCCGCTGCCTGGTACATCCCGAAGGGCGTCGACACCATCGACGTCACCGTCGATGTCCCATCAGAAGGGGAGCCAACGGACATCGCGGTCAAGCTCCCCGACTCGGCTCTCAAACTGCTCGGAGCGGGTGAGGAGTGACGCCATGCCCTTCGCTGCTGCCGTCGTCGGTCTCCTCGGATTAATTCTTCTGGGCGTGGCCGGGATCGCCCTTGTCGGCTGGCTGCACGCCGCGCAACTCGAACACGACGAAGACCACGAACCCGTTGATCCGGATCTGCACGAGAGGAAAGAGCCATGATCGGCACCATCACAACGGCGACCCAGGAAGCCCTGGTTCGCGTCGACGCCAGACTCGGCGGCTTCCTGACCATTGCCAGCCC encodes the following:
- a CDS encoding TetR family transcriptional regulator yields the protein MTNTSSRRGRWRTGDESRKRILDAARTCFGEHGYDRTTVRTIAEAAGVDPSMVYYFFDTKARLFSVAMELPSNVPERLAAQLDTGTDGLGDCIVRQFLTIWDQEASVGPLLALMRSAPTDSASASMFVEFMEREIVARLRDQLQGDDAELRADLIASQLTGLALMRYVVRLEPLASAPADEIAVWMGAALQQYFSGRS
- a CDS encoding crosslink repair DNA glycosylase YcaQ family protein: MTGPHHLSRQEARRIAVRAQLLDAARPVDLLDTVRRLTIVQYEPTAAVAPSADLVLWSRLGRLYRQEDLQRALATHVIAELRSMMRPAHDIALFRAAMAAWPGADAGGWERGQAAWVADNDALRRDVLDRLTRSGPLTSRELPDDACVRPWQSSGWNTGRNSAMMLEFLEQKGEVAVAERVGRERRWDLAERIYPDDPVVPQAAAEREVRMRRLRSLGIARSRTTQTQFEPMDVGDVGEPAVVEGIRGTWRVDPAQLDRGFEGRTAILSPFDRLVFDRKRMLELFEFDYQLGMYKPAAQRRFGFYALPVLHGDRLVGKVDATTDAAASVLRIHRVYEDEPFDPELADAVRTELESLAMMLRVRLAFE
- a CDS encoding site-specific integrase, with the translated sequence MGSIQAYESATGLRYRIQYRDADHRARTHTGFKTQREAKDTLRRLEIAVTDGQHVEVAKSRTTIGELSAAWLLAKERTTKPSAYRALESAWRIHVAPKWADRSVATVKATEVRDWLAALRLTRSATTVLRVHGVLAGILDDAVADRRLLSNPSRDKRTVTRSLPKKRRTPNVYLTHAQVELLAGSARYPTLVRFLAYTGLRWGEATGLRVRHVDTLRRRVTVEENAVLVNTTVIIGTPKDNETRSVPYPAFLSTPLARLCEGKAREDLLFGDGNSHMRIPKSGGGWFEKAVEQAQSVDPAFPRVTPHDLRHTAASLAISTGANVKAIQRMLGHASAAMTLDVYADLFDDDLDAVAAALNQAHDDSIVVKSVVKLSSNASGEGRDPSVFKGSRPNN
- a CDS encoding helix-turn-helix transcriptional regulator; its protein translation is MADSGDTNGIGQRVKALRRERGFKSPRDLAAAIPGGNVTMAVLENLESGRKADVSVSHLLNIARALHVPPSYLLASVATPDASLDLPNLGDDFADMTAGEFDAWFSGTLGGDYRSTDPSERVSLMQLQAYRTLSRLTRELVRLSAIQDSRPDAEQPSEDSRLSALQAEIAELTDYLKNAGWTLSS
- a CDS encoding ribonucleotide-diphosphate reductase subunit beta, whose amino-acid sequence is MSAAPEPEAELVDGYLVPVDPAEEMQCESCQ
- a CDS encoding DUF2637 domain-containing protein — translated: MAKDPVTVTTNRRILLWSTATAVALLAGAGFTLSFSSLIDLAALSGIDRQLAFLWPLIVDGFIVVATAAAFALKGRSRRVTWYPWTALIFFSAISVIGNAVHATQVADVHIPIALATAVSSIPAIALLVATHLLVVMVDAHTSHTAVPAPSSKRPAAPSSDRQLVAAIQAAGKSGQPVTGKLVASLAGTSVRTGRRRLAVLREQFPNQLQKQTDTVEGA
- a CDS encoding sigma-70 family RNA polymerase sigma factor; the protein is MSWGTVENNTTGPVIDDLLFIVDDLRGYVAHHLPSHPGDIEAVLQEVRETVWRKADTYDPDLGNPSRFVFGITRNIVHRYQCRHTSTDELPDELPAPPDEDILAGLVHRFDLHRWISLVADFVGVEEWEIITDLAFESGNTQTIAARHDITPRRLRTVRDHVSHVTYTVRAALAAIDLDLPRTGSLLINCLPPAGGFREAAEHLDDSGAELAERLGIHPGSARSRIAITKRLLTIAQIVLDRQAIL